The sequence TCCGGTATATGGCGACCCCGGCGCTGTCGGGACCGCGTTCTCTCATCTGGACCAGCATGGCCCCCAGAGATGTGCCGAGATTGTCCAATAAGTTCTTGTTTTTATAGTATATTCCGACAATTCCACACATGATCTTTATCCCGGAAGATCACCGCTTCGCTGCTATTCTACCTTCAGAATGTGATAGTGTGTAAATTATTATTCCTCTTAGTAAACGCCGATCGCGCATACGCCTGAGAGTTTCCGATGTCATGAAGAAGGATCCTGCTCATCAGAGACCGGCCGAGAACGCGCTTGAAGCCGCTATCGGCCGACAGGTGCGCAAATATCGCAAGCAACTCAATCTGAGTATTGCCGAACTGTGCAAAATGACCGGCCTTTCGCATGGCATGGTGTCCAAGATTGAAAACGGCATTACCTCACCGTCCCTGAGTACCCTGTCAGCGCTGTCTCGCGCGCTCAACGTTCCGGTTACGGCGTTGTTTCGCGCCTATGAGCAGCAAAGCGATGCGGTGTATGTCGAGTCGGGGAAAGGGCTGAATATAGAGCGTCAGGGAACCAGGGCAGGGCATCAATACCAGTTGCTCGGCCATAGTGTGCACAGCTCAGTGATGGTCGAACCCTACTTGATCACGCTGGAAGAAAGCTCCGAAGTGTTTCCCCTGTTTCAGCACGTCGGCGTTGAATTCCTGCATGTGCTGTCCGGCTCCCTGCGATACCGGCACGGTAGTTCCCTGTATCTGCTTGAACCCGGCGACTCCCTGTTCTTTGATTCAAACGTTGTTCATGGTCCTGAGGAACTCGTCGACTTGCCTATTCGTTTTCTCGCCGTACTGTCTCGCGCCACAAGCGATGAATCGTGACCCCCAAGTCACTTGAACCCTGACGGACGAGCCTCCGACAGCCCGCGGGGCGAAGTCCGTCAGGCGCGACTCAACCGGCCCCGGACGAAATCTCCCAACTCGGGAATGGCAACCCGCTCCTGGGCCATGCTGTCCCGGTCGCGGACGGTGACGGTGTCGTCCTGCTCGATGGTCTGGAAATCCACCGTGATGCACATGGGCGTGCCGACCTCGTCGTGGCGCCGGTAGCCCTTGCCGATGTTTCCCGTGTGTTCGTAGAGGATGCGGCCGAGGCCGAGTGCCTGCAGTTCCTGCTTGACGGCGCGCGCCTTGGCGACGATGCCCTCGTGGTTGCGCTTCAGCGGCAGCACCGCCGCCTTGATGGGCGCCAGGTGGGGCTTGAACCCGAGTACGGTGCGGGTGCTGCCGTTGTCGAGTTCCTCCTGCCGGTAGGCTTCGTTCATGACGGCCAGAACGCCGCGGTCGACGCCGGCGGAGGGCTCGATGACGTAGGGTACGAACCAGTTGCCGGTTTCCGGGTTGCGTACGGCGAGCCTGGCGTTGGAGTCGGCGTTTGACCCGACCCGGGCGGTCAGTTCGAGTTCGTCCTGGTTTTTCGTGTGGGAGCCCAGGTCGAAATCCAGGCGGTTGGCGATGCCTTCGAGTTCCTCCAGGCCGTGGGGAAAGGGGTACATGATGTCGTAGGTCGCCTTGGAGTAGTGA comes from Gemmatimonadota bacterium and encodes:
- a CDS encoding amidophosphoribosyltransferase, whose translation is MCGIVGIYYKNKNLLDNLGTSLGAMLVQMRERGPDSAGVAIYR
- a CDS encoding XRE family transcriptional regulator; the encoded protein is MKKDPAHQRPAENALEAAIGRQVRKYRKQLNLSIAELCKMTGLSHGMVSKIENGITSPSLSTLSALSRALNVPVTALFRAYEQQSDAVYVESGKGLNIERQGTRAGHQYQLLGHSVHSSVMVEPYLITLEESSEVFPLFQHVGVEFLHVLSGSLRYRHGSSLYLLEPGDSLFFDSNVVHGPEELVDLPIRFLAVLSRATSDES